Part of the Meiothermus sp. QL-1 genome is shown below.
CGCTATGATTCTTAGGGTTCACTTTGAGCAAGTTTTCACTTGCTCTGCTGCCGTTTGCGGAAAGGAGGGGAAGTGGCTGGTTTAGGACTCATCAAGAGCCTGGCGGAGCGTGAGCGGGCGCTGGCCAAGCAGCTCGAGGAGGCTAGGCTATCCGCCGAGGCCAGGGTTCAGGAGGCCCAGGCCAAGGCCGCCCAAATTCTGGAAGAGGCCCAGCAAGCGGTGCGGGCGATGGAAGCGGAGTACCGGGCCCGCACGGCCGAGGCGGTGGCCCGCATTGAGCAGGAAGCCCGGGCCCGGGCCGAGGCCGAGGCGCAGGCCATTGAGGAGGCTGCGCGGGCCCGGGTGGCCGAGGCGGTAGGGGTGGTCCTGCGGGAGGTTCTGCCTTGATTGCCCCCATGGAGAAGCTCATCGTGGCCGGCCCCAAGCGCCTGGCCCGGACGCTTCTGGCCGAGCTGCAAAAGGCCGGGGTGGTGCACATCGACCCCTTGCGCCCCGAGGAGCTGGGTGAGTACCGCCTCTCCCCTGCTGAGGAAGCCGAACTCAGGCGCTGGGAGGCGGTGGCCTCCCAGGCCGAGCAGTCCATGTCGGTGCTCGGCCTGCCGGTGGGCCCCGGGGCCGAGGCCTTCGCCGGCTCGCTGGAAGAGGCCGAGGCCACCCTCCGCCCCATCGCCGAGCGCGCGCTCATCCTGGGCAAAGAGCGGGCCCTTTTGGAGGAAGAAATCCAGGCCATCGAGCTCTTCGGGCCGGTAGCGGAGAGGCTGGCGGGGCTGGTCCAGGGGCTGGACCAAAGCCGCTGGCTGGCGGTCCTTCCTTTCCTTTTGGCCAGGCCT
Proteins encoded:
- a CDS encoding V-type ATPase subunit subunit G family protein, which encodes MAGLGLIKSLAERERALAKQLEEARLSAEARVQEAQAKAAQILEEAQQAVRAMEAEYRARTAEAVARIEQEARARAEAEAQAIEEAARARVAEAVGVVLREVLP